In Carya illinoinensis cultivar Pawnee chromosome 7, C.illinoinensisPawnee_v1, whole genome shotgun sequence, the following are encoded in one genomic region:
- the LOC122317354 gene encoding cysteine-tryptophan domain-containing zinc finger protein 7 isoform X1, with protein MIFVGDARKGGLGLGFEGGGGGRRMEETELEEGEACSYPNDNGDYDASVDPDIALSYIDEKLQNVLGHFQKDFEGGVSAENLGAKFGGYGSFLPAYPRSPVHPRTSPKVQNFSIAGSPDNRLLEGGQQNSLVSSNASQPVRVELTSTSSTSLPVLKAPSKKDSFKLDIAEEVTPRYESENQRLTNLSDQKMLKVRIKVGSDNLSTRKNAAIYSGLGLDVSPSSSLNDSPSGSEGMSREPQDIPFESPTTILQIMTSFPVPGDTLLSPLSHNLIHLTKKEKLMKVYTSMPVSRDGLESTNTIPYGPDSRKVGGKVVGEKKMKSLKRSDVIAELKSDNCKDAQKGNGLLSRKEPDIDILACEEPVSKNLKLSLLSNSNSAVGGMEKGKDKASDISREADKGLLKDKDFSDLAEEDHMGPTFSQENGFFEKSKAGSAGKVSEDNRESSLDDIPVFPRKAAQPNGEMSSNSVKSDSKVSKGTKALNTELTDPFKENPNQKGTVYEQDSMRLAPEKEHSFSGSKKKSNGSQSNGTLAVDVPKVSLRVGSSSVSKTKKSTHADHHTSKSEFEDFKIQKDLGTAGDRYRDFFGELEEEENEMDSLEVPSEDKDCEVVEKSISAINNALGERSSVKKFDKLSVTDTYPKAEPNIGPYSGNRPISDAAPAMGAPSVMELDTWVSCDRCHKWRLLPFPKDLPEKWLCSMLDWLPGMNRCSVAEEETTKALIALHQIPAPESQTNLHGNPGGVLTGAMLANVRRPDQNHQNIGSDSMPWGGQKKDGLTEAPDVSYKDGLSQLSNSVKKNLQASVKDRSLNDVNQSPDSQQLSKSSDLPVKKHKEKQKVRHSYSEGGYVNNLKMKRIRDDSDLDCSRASRKMKTEGTDEDGMLDHSEPARKIGPSSSNGFPAASEKDQARYSERFSFKDSRNGVNDGPHVSVKNAKHKFLVSLDGGSLETGNSDSRESSEKRKGKDEFNDDDYRKEKKVRVSKSEGKESRASRDSGRTDKKGGQAKNQQLEQDPGSNLSQRSLDGVDSLRRDLGSLQPSMAATSSSSKVSGSHKTKASFQEVKGSPVESVSSSPMRISNTDKLTSESRDIQGKDDLQDAGPFALGSPRNCSYGEDDNGSGRPGTARKEKAFNIASHRSFGSTGPDFQERDFCHISGGKARPHIVPSPVVANPHCADGGVYNFGQDTPNPSKPPSSNQCHDEERKTDSPCAHESRPRKSGKGSSSLLKDKNRIIRNEFDIGKVKIPQSLNDVQDDSTSHEVKPRDDKNDFQEKFGIKFKEAQNKYVAKKDPAKKLLSESSKRESQLKCEEHDGSHTKVDSICRQDVASTTKQTLLQDSDGERSSKRFPSDRTDQIGLVSGREKSLPLPPSRGSQIETVNRCPRPVTGSHNANGIHSPAVVASESDTALMAQKQARKADHQNGTQHNSSRNPAPNGQKARELNAPSPARRDSSSQAATNALKEATDLKHCADRLKNSGSSHESTGFYFEAALKFLYGASLLESGSCESSKHSEMIQSKQVYSSTAKLCDFCAHEYEKLKDMAAAALAYKCMEVAYLRVIYFSQTSASRDRHELQTALQMVPPGESPSSSASDLDNLNNPTTVDKVTLCKGVSSPQVAGSHAIAARSRPNFMRLLNFAQDVNFAMEASRKSRIAFTAASVSLGETESISSIKRALDFNFQDVEGFLRLVRLAMEAISR; from the exons atgattttcgTTGGGGATGCAAGGAAGGGGGGGCTAGGGTTAGGTTTTGAGGGTGGGGGTGGCGGGAGAAGGATGGAAGAGACCGAGCTTGAAGAAGGCGAGGCTTGTTCTTACCCGAACGACAACGGTGATTACGATGCCAGTGTCGACCCCGATATCGCTCTATCTTACATT GATGAGAAACTTCAAAATGTTTTGGGACACTTTCAGAAAGACTTTGAAGGTGGGGTATCTGCAGAGAATTTGG GGGCAAAATTTGGAGGGTATGGCTCATTTTTGCCTGCCTATCCGCGATCTCCAGTTCATCCAAGGACTTCTCCAAAAGTTCAGAATTTCAGCATAGCCGGATCTCCAGACAATAGGTTGTTGGAG GGTGGACAGCAAAATTCTTTAGTTTCTTCAAATGCATCTCAGCCAGTGAGAGTTGAACTGACTTCTACTAGTTCCACATCATTGCCTGTATTGAAGGCACCATCCAAGAAGGATTCTTTCAAACTAGATATTGCTGAGGAAGTCACTCCTAGATATGAATCTGAGAACCAGAGACTGACTAATTTATCAGATCAGAAAATGCTGAAGGTTCGAATTAAAGTGGGTTCTGATAACTTGTCAACACGAAAAAACGCTGCAATTTACAGTGGTCTTGGTCTTGATGtctcaccatcatcatcattgaATGACAGCCCTTCAGGAAGTGAAGGGATGTCCCGAGAGCCCCAAGATATCCCGTTTGAATCTCCCACAACTATTCTCCAG ATTATGACATCCTTTCCAGTGCCTGGGGATACACTCTTATCACCTCTTTCCCATAATCTTATTCACTTGACCAAGAAGGAAAAGCTTATGAAAGTTTATACATCTATGCCTGTGTCCAGGGATGGCTTGGAAAGTACTAACACAATACCTTATGGACCTGATTCCAGAAAGGTTGGTGGGAAAGTGGTAGgggagaagaaaatgaaatctcTGAAGCGAAGTGATGTGATAGCAGAATTGAAGAGTGACAATTGTAAGGATGCACAGAAGGGCAATGGGTTACTATCAAGGAAGGAGCCAGATATTGACATATTGGCTTGTGAGGAGCCTGTTTCTAAGAATCTGAAGCTATCACTTCTATCTAATTCAAATTCTGCTGTTGGGGGCATGGAAAAAGGTAAAGATAAAGCTTCTGATATATCAAGGGAAGCTGATAAGGGTTTACTAAAGGACAAAGACTTCTCTGATCTAGCAGAAGAGGACCATATGGGGCCAACATTCTCTCAAGAGAATGGATTTTTTGAGAAGTCAAAGGCTGGTTCAGCAGGAAAGGTTTCGGAAGATAATAGAGAAAGTTCTCTTGATGATATTCCAGTATTTCCTAGAAAAGCTGCCCAGCCCAATGGAGAGATGAGTAGCAACTCAGTCAAATCCGATTCAAAGGTTTCCAAGGGAACAAAAGCTCTAAACACCGAACTCACAGATCCTTTCAAGGAGAATCCTAATCAGAAAGGTACTGTCTATGAACAAGACAGTATGAGATTGGCGCCTGAGAAAGAACATTCATTTTCTGGGAGTAAGAAGAAATCTAATGGAAGTCAAAGTAATGGCACCCTAGCTGTAGATGTACCAAAAGTAAGCTTGAGGGTTGGTTCTTCTTCAGttagcaaaacaaaaaagagcacTCATGCAGACCATCATACATCTAAAAGTGAGTTTGAAGACTTCAAAATACAAAAGGATCTTGGAACAGCTGGAGATAGGTATAGAGATTTTTTTGGGgaattggaagaagaagagaacgAAATGGATTCGTTGGAAGTGCCTTCTGAGGATAAGGACTGTGAGGTAGTTGAGAAAAGCATAAGTGCCATTAACAATGCATTGGGTGAAAGATCAAGTgttaagaaatttgataaactTTCAGTAACGGATACTTATCCTAAAGCAGAACCAAATATAGGTCCATACTCTGGGAATAGGCCCATTTCTGATGCAGCTCCTGCAATGGGGGCTCCTTCAGTAATGGAACTTGATACTTGGGTCTCGTGTGACAGGTGTCATAAATGGCGGCTTCTTCCATTTCCTAAAGACCTACCTGAGAAGTGGCTATGTAGCATGCTTGACTGGCT GCCTGGAATGAACCGTTGTAGTGTTGCTGAGGAAGAAACCACAAAAGCTCTCATCGCCCTTCACCAAATTCCTGCTCCTGAAAGTCAAACTAATTTGCATGGTAATCCTGGTGGGGTTTTAACTGGAGCAATGTTGGCTAATGTTCGGCGTCCTGACCAAAACCACCAAAATATTGGTTCAGACTCTATGCCTTGGGGTGGACAGAAGAAAGATGGGTTAACAGAAGCACCAGATGTATCATATAAAGATGGTCTTTCTCAGTTGTCAAACTCAGTGAAGAAGAACTTGCAGGCATCAGTGAAAGATAGGAGCCTAAATGATGTGAACCAATCTCCTGATTCTCAGCAGCTAAGCAAGTCCAGTGACTTACCTGTTAAAAAACATAAAGAGAAGCAAAAAGTACGTCATAGCTATTCTGAAGGAG GTTATGTCAATAATTTAAAGATGAAAAGAATAAGGGATGATAGCGATCTAGATTGTTCTAGAGCTTCCAGGAAAATGAAGACTGAAGGTACTGATGAAGATGGGATGTTGGACCACAGTGAGCCCGCTAGGAAAATAGGTCCAAGCTCAAGTAATGGTTTTCCTGCTGCCTCTGAGAAGGATCAAGCAAGATACAGTGAACGCTTTTCATTTAAGGACTCAAGGAATGGGGTAAACGACGGTCCACATGTTTCTGTTAAGAATGCAAAACACAAATTTCTGGTGTCCTTGGATGGTGGATCTTTGGAAACGGGAAACTCTGATTCTAGAGAAAGTTCTgaaaagaggaaagggaaggaTGAGTTCAATGATGATGACtacaggaaggaaaaaaaagtgagGGTATCCAAGTCCGAGGGGAAAGAATCCAGGGCAAGTAGAGATAGTGGTAGAACAGACAAAAAAGGTGGTCAAGCAAAGAACCAGCAACTTGAACAAGATCCAGGGAGCAATCTGTCTCAGCGAAGCTTGGATGGTGTGGATTCTTTGAGAAGGGATTTAGGATCTCTACAGCCTTCCATGGCAGCAACTTCAAGCTCTTCTAAGGTGTCTGGTTCCCATAAAACAAAGGCCAGCTTCCAGGAAGTGAAAGGCTCGCCAGTGGAATCAGTTTCTTCATCACCCATGAGAATTTCTAATACAGATAAGCTTACATCAGAAAGTAGGGACATCCAGGGAAAAGATGACCTTCAGGATGCTGGTCCCTTTGCTCTGGGTAGTCCAAGAAATTGCTCATATGGTGAGGATGATAATGGGAGTGGTCGACCTGGGACAGCAAGGAAGGAAAAAGCATTCAATATAGCTTCTCACAGGTCCTTTGGGTCCACTGGGCCTGATTTTCAGGAGAGGGATTTTTGTCACATATCAGGTGGTAAAGCTAGACCTCATATTGTGCCTTCTCCTGTTGTTGCCAATCCCCATTGTGCAGATGGTGGTGTCTATAATTTTGGCCAGGATACTCCAAATCCCAGTAAACCACCGTCTTCAAATCAATGCCATGATGAAGAAAGAAAGACTGATAGTCCCTGTGCCCATGAGTCTCGTCCAAGGAAGTCTGGAAAGGGGTCCTCTTCACTGTTGAAGGACAAGAACCGAATTATCAGAAATGAATTTGATATCGGTAAGGTCAAGATTCCTCAGTCTCTCAATGATGTTCAAGATGATTCAACTTCGCATGAAGTAAAACCTAGGGATGATAAAAATGACTTTCAAGAGAAGTTTGGAATCAAGTTTAAAGAAGCTCAGAACAAATATGTTGCGAAGAAAGATCCTGCAAAAAAATTGTTGAGTGAGAGTAGCAAAAGAGAGAGCCAATTAAAGTGTGAAGAGCATGATGGTTCACATACCAAAGTGGATTCTATCTGCAGACAGGATGTTGCGTCTACAACAAAGCAAACTCTGCTGCAAGACTCCGATGGTGAAAGGTCTTCAAAAAGGTTCCCTTCTGACAGGACTGATCAAATTGGACTAGTTTCTGGGAGAGAGAAGTCACTACCATTACCACCCTCTAGAGGATCTCAAATTGAGACAGTTAATCGCTGTCCCAGACCTGTTACTGGCTCCCACAATGCAAATGGAATACATAGTCCAGCAGTTGTCGCCTCCGAAAGTGACACTGCATTAATGGCACAAAAGCAGGCAAGAAAGGCCGATCATCAGAATGGAACTCAGCACAATAGTTCAAGAAATCCTGCACCCAATGGGCAGAAAGCCAGGGAACTCAATGCCCCTAGTCCAGCTAGAAGAGATTCCTCCAGCCAGGCTGCTACCAATGCTCTGAAAGAAGCAACAGATCTTAAACATTGTGCTGATCGTCTCAAG AACTCTGGATCAAGTCATGAGAGCACGGGATTCTATTTTGAGGCAGCCCTCAAGTTTCTTTATGGAGCCTCTCTATTGGAGTCCGGTAGCTGTGAGAGCTCCAAGCACAGTGAGATGATTCAATCAAAGCAAGTGTATAGTAGCACTGCTAAACTATGCGA CTTTTGTGCCCATGAATATGAGAAATTGAAAGACATGGCTGCTGCTGCTCTGGCCTACAAATGCATGGAGGTGGCTTATTTGagggtaatttatttttcacaaaCTAGTGCGAGCAGAGATCGCCATGAGTTGCAGACCGCTCTACAAATGGTTCCTCCTG GTGAGTCTCCTTCTTCATCTGCTTCTGATCTTGACAACTTAAACAACCCTACCACAGTAGACAAGGTTACCTTATGTAAGGGTGTTAGCTCTCCCCAAGTTGCTGGAAGCCATGCGATTGCTGCACGAAGCCGTCCCAACTTTATGCGGTTACTCAATTTT GCACAGGATGTAAATTTTGCAATGGAAGCGTCAAGGAAATCGCGGATTGCTTTTACGGCTGCTAGTGTAAGCTTGGGCGAGACTGAGAGTATCTCTTCTATTAAGAGAGCTCTAgatttcaacttccaagatgtTGAGGGATTCCTGCGTTTGGTACGGCTTGCAATGGAGGCCATTAGCCGTTAA
- the LOC122317354 gene encoding cysteine-tryptophan domain-containing zinc finger protein 7 isoform X2, whose amino-acid sequence MIFVGDARKGGLGLGFEGGGGGRRMEETELEEGEACSYPNDNGDYDASVDPDIALSYIDEKLQNVLGHFQKDFEGGVSAENLGAKFGGYGSFLPAYPRSPVHPRTSPKVQNFSIAGSPDNRLLEGGQQNSLVSSNASQPVRVELTSTSSTSLPVLKAPSKKDSFKLDIAEEVTPRYESENQRLTNLSDQKMLKVRIKVGSDNLSTRKNAAIYSGLGLDVSPSSSLNDSPSGSEGMSREPQDIPFESPTTILQIMTSFPVPGDTLLSPLSHNLIHLTKKEKLMKVYTSMPVSRDGLESTNTIPYGPDSRKVGGKVVGEKKMKSLKRSDVIAELKSDNCKDAQKGNGLLSRKEPDIDILACEEPVSKNLKLSLLSNSNSAVGGMEKGKDKASDISREADKGLLKDKDFSDLAEEDHMGPTFSQENGFFEKSKAGSAGKVSEDNRESSLDDIPVFPRKAAQPNGEMSSNSVKSDSKVSKGTKALNTELTDPFKENPNQKGTVYEQDSMRLAPEKEHSFSGSKKKSNGSQSNGTLAVDVPKVSLRVGSSSVSKTKKSTHADHHTSKSEFEDFKIQKDLGTAGDRYRDFFGELEEEENEMDSLEVPSEDKDCEVVEKSISAINNALGERSSVKKFDKLSVTDTYPKAEPNIGPYSGNRPISDAAPAMGAPSVMELDTWVSCDRCHKWRLLPFPKDLPEKWLCSMLDWLPGMNRCSVAEEETTKALIALHQIPAPESQTNLHGNPGGVLTGAMLANVRRPDQNHQNIGSDSMPWGGQKKDGLTEAPDVSYKDGLSQLSNSVKKNLQASVKDRSLNDVNQSPDSQQLSKSSDLPVKKHKEKQKVRHSYSEGGYVNNLKMKRIRDDSDLDCSRASRKMKTEGTDEDGMLDHSEPARKIGPSSSNGFPAASEKDQARYSERFSFKDSRNGVNDGPHVSVKNAKHKFLVSLDGGSLETGNSDSRESSEKRKGKDEFNDDDYRKEKKVRVSKSEGKESRASRDSGRTDKKGGQAKNQQLEQDPGSNLSQRSLDGVDSLRRDLGSLQPSMAATSSSSKVSGSHKTKASFQEVKGSPVESVSSSPMRISNTDKLTSESRDIQGKDDLQDAGPFALGSPRNCSYGEDDNGSGRPGTARKEKAFNIASHRSFGSTGPDFQERDFCHISGGKARPHIVPSPVVANPHCADGGVYNFGQDTPNPSKPPSSNQCHDEERKTDSPCAHESRPRKSGKGSSSLLKDKNRIIRNEFDIGKVKIPQSLNDVQDDSTSHEVKPRDDKNDFQEKFGIKFKEAQNKYVAKKDPAKKLLSESSKRESQLKCEEHDGSHTKVDSICRQDVASTTKQTLLQDSDGERSSKRFPSDRTDQIGLVSGREKSLPLPPSRGSQIETVNRCPRPVTGSHNANGIHSPAVVASESDTALMAQKQARKADHQNGTQHNSSRNPAPNGQKARELNAPSPARRDSSSQAATNALKEATDLKHCADRLKNSGSSHESTGFYFEAALKFLYGASLLESGSCESSKHSEMIQSKQVYSSTAKLCE is encoded by the exons atgattttcgTTGGGGATGCAAGGAAGGGGGGGCTAGGGTTAGGTTTTGAGGGTGGGGGTGGCGGGAGAAGGATGGAAGAGACCGAGCTTGAAGAAGGCGAGGCTTGTTCTTACCCGAACGACAACGGTGATTACGATGCCAGTGTCGACCCCGATATCGCTCTATCTTACATT GATGAGAAACTTCAAAATGTTTTGGGACACTTTCAGAAAGACTTTGAAGGTGGGGTATCTGCAGAGAATTTGG GGGCAAAATTTGGAGGGTATGGCTCATTTTTGCCTGCCTATCCGCGATCTCCAGTTCATCCAAGGACTTCTCCAAAAGTTCAGAATTTCAGCATAGCCGGATCTCCAGACAATAGGTTGTTGGAG GGTGGACAGCAAAATTCTTTAGTTTCTTCAAATGCATCTCAGCCAGTGAGAGTTGAACTGACTTCTACTAGTTCCACATCATTGCCTGTATTGAAGGCACCATCCAAGAAGGATTCTTTCAAACTAGATATTGCTGAGGAAGTCACTCCTAGATATGAATCTGAGAACCAGAGACTGACTAATTTATCAGATCAGAAAATGCTGAAGGTTCGAATTAAAGTGGGTTCTGATAACTTGTCAACACGAAAAAACGCTGCAATTTACAGTGGTCTTGGTCTTGATGtctcaccatcatcatcattgaATGACAGCCCTTCAGGAAGTGAAGGGATGTCCCGAGAGCCCCAAGATATCCCGTTTGAATCTCCCACAACTATTCTCCAG ATTATGACATCCTTTCCAGTGCCTGGGGATACACTCTTATCACCTCTTTCCCATAATCTTATTCACTTGACCAAGAAGGAAAAGCTTATGAAAGTTTATACATCTATGCCTGTGTCCAGGGATGGCTTGGAAAGTACTAACACAATACCTTATGGACCTGATTCCAGAAAGGTTGGTGGGAAAGTGGTAGgggagaagaaaatgaaatctcTGAAGCGAAGTGATGTGATAGCAGAATTGAAGAGTGACAATTGTAAGGATGCACAGAAGGGCAATGGGTTACTATCAAGGAAGGAGCCAGATATTGACATATTGGCTTGTGAGGAGCCTGTTTCTAAGAATCTGAAGCTATCACTTCTATCTAATTCAAATTCTGCTGTTGGGGGCATGGAAAAAGGTAAAGATAAAGCTTCTGATATATCAAGGGAAGCTGATAAGGGTTTACTAAAGGACAAAGACTTCTCTGATCTAGCAGAAGAGGACCATATGGGGCCAACATTCTCTCAAGAGAATGGATTTTTTGAGAAGTCAAAGGCTGGTTCAGCAGGAAAGGTTTCGGAAGATAATAGAGAAAGTTCTCTTGATGATATTCCAGTATTTCCTAGAAAAGCTGCCCAGCCCAATGGAGAGATGAGTAGCAACTCAGTCAAATCCGATTCAAAGGTTTCCAAGGGAACAAAAGCTCTAAACACCGAACTCACAGATCCTTTCAAGGAGAATCCTAATCAGAAAGGTACTGTCTATGAACAAGACAGTATGAGATTGGCGCCTGAGAAAGAACATTCATTTTCTGGGAGTAAGAAGAAATCTAATGGAAGTCAAAGTAATGGCACCCTAGCTGTAGATGTACCAAAAGTAAGCTTGAGGGTTGGTTCTTCTTCAGttagcaaaacaaaaaagagcacTCATGCAGACCATCATACATCTAAAAGTGAGTTTGAAGACTTCAAAATACAAAAGGATCTTGGAACAGCTGGAGATAGGTATAGAGATTTTTTTGGGgaattggaagaagaagagaacgAAATGGATTCGTTGGAAGTGCCTTCTGAGGATAAGGACTGTGAGGTAGTTGAGAAAAGCATAAGTGCCATTAACAATGCATTGGGTGAAAGATCAAGTgttaagaaatttgataaactTTCAGTAACGGATACTTATCCTAAAGCAGAACCAAATATAGGTCCATACTCTGGGAATAGGCCCATTTCTGATGCAGCTCCTGCAATGGGGGCTCCTTCAGTAATGGAACTTGATACTTGGGTCTCGTGTGACAGGTGTCATAAATGGCGGCTTCTTCCATTTCCTAAAGACCTACCTGAGAAGTGGCTATGTAGCATGCTTGACTGGCT GCCTGGAATGAACCGTTGTAGTGTTGCTGAGGAAGAAACCACAAAAGCTCTCATCGCCCTTCACCAAATTCCTGCTCCTGAAAGTCAAACTAATTTGCATGGTAATCCTGGTGGGGTTTTAACTGGAGCAATGTTGGCTAATGTTCGGCGTCCTGACCAAAACCACCAAAATATTGGTTCAGACTCTATGCCTTGGGGTGGACAGAAGAAAGATGGGTTAACAGAAGCACCAGATGTATCATATAAAGATGGTCTTTCTCAGTTGTCAAACTCAGTGAAGAAGAACTTGCAGGCATCAGTGAAAGATAGGAGCCTAAATGATGTGAACCAATCTCCTGATTCTCAGCAGCTAAGCAAGTCCAGTGACTTACCTGTTAAAAAACATAAAGAGAAGCAAAAAGTACGTCATAGCTATTCTGAAGGAG GTTATGTCAATAATTTAAAGATGAAAAGAATAAGGGATGATAGCGATCTAGATTGTTCTAGAGCTTCCAGGAAAATGAAGACTGAAGGTACTGATGAAGATGGGATGTTGGACCACAGTGAGCCCGCTAGGAAAATAGGTCCAAGCTCAAGTAATGGTTTTCCTGCTGCCTCTGAGAAGGATCAAGCAAGATACAGTGAACGCTTTTCATTTAAGGACTCAAGGAATGGGGTAAACGACGGTCCACATGTTTCTGTTAAGAATGCAAAACACAAATTTCTGGTGTCCTTGGATGGTGGATCTTTGGAAACGGGAAACTCTGATTCTAGAGAAAGTTCTgaaaagaggaaagggaaggaTGAGTTCAATGATGATGACtacaggaaggaaaaaaaagtgagGGTATCCAAGTCCGAGGGGAAAGAATCCAGGGCAAGTAGAGATAGTGGTAGAACAGACAAAAAAGGTGGTCAAGCAAAGAACCAGCAACTTGAACAAGATCCAGGGAGCAATCTGTCTCAGCGAAGCTTGGATGGTGTGGATTCTTTGAGAAGGGATTTAGGATCTCTACAGCCTTCCATGGCAGCAACTTCAAGCTCTTCTAAGGTGTCTGGTTCCCATAAAACAAAGGCCAGCTTCCAGGAAGTGAAAGGCTCGCCAGTGGAATCAGTTTCTTCATCACCCATGAGAATTTCTAATACAGATAAGCTTACATCAGAAAGTAGGGACATCCAGGGAAAAGATGACCTTCAGGATGCTGGTCCCTTTGCTCTGGGTAGTCCAAGAAATTGCTCATATGGTGAGGATGATAATGGGAGTGGTCGACCTGGGACAGCAAGGAAGGAAAAAGCATTCAATATAGCTTCTCACAGGTCCTTTGGGTCCACTGGGCCTGATTTTCAGGAGAGGGATTTTTGTCACATATCAGGTGGTAAAGCTAGACCTCATATTGTGCCTTCTCCTGTTGTTGCCAATCCCCATTGTGCAGATGGTGGTGTCTATAATTTTGGCCAGGATACTCCAAATCCCAGTAAACCACCGTCTTCAAATCAATGCCATGATGAAGAAAGAAAGACTGATAGTCCCTGTGCCCATGAGTCTCGTCCAAGGAAGTCTGGAAAGGGGTCCTCTTCACTGTTGAAGGACAAGAACCGAATTATCAGAAATGAATTTGATATCGGTAAGGTCAAGATTCCTCAGTCTCTCAATGATGTTCAAGATGATTCAACTTCGCATGAAGTAAAACCTAGGGATGATAAAAATGACTTTCAAGAGAAGTTTGGAATCAAGTTTAAAGAAGCTCAGAACAAATATGTTGCGAAGAAAGATCCTGCAAAAAAATTGTTGAGTGAGAGTAGCAAAAGAGAGAGCCAATTAAAGTGTGAAGAGCATGATGGTTCACATACCAAAGTGGATTCTATCTGCAGACAGGATGTTGCGTCTACAACAAAGCAAACTCTGCTGCAAGACTCCGATGGTGAAAGGTCTTCAAAAAGGTTCCCTTCTGACAGGACTGATCAAATTGGACTAGTTTCTGGGAGAGAGAAGTCACTACCATTACCACCCTCTAGAGGATCTCAAATTGAGACAGTTAATCGCTGTCCCAGACCTGTTACTGGCTCCCACAATGCAAATGGAATACATAGTCCAGCAGTTGTCGCCTCCGAAAGTGACACTGCATTAATGGCACAAAAGCAGGCAAGAAAGGCCGATCATCAGAATGGAACTCAGCACAATAGTTCAAGAAATCCTGCACCCAATGGGCAGAAAGCCAGGGAACTCAATGCCCCTAGTCCAGCTAGAAGAGATTCCTCCAGCCAGGCTGCTACCAATGCTCTGAAAGAAGCAACAGATCTTAAACATTGTGCTGATCGTCTCAAG AACTCTGGATCAAGTCATGAGAGCACGGGATTCTATTTTGAGGCAGCCCTCAAGTTTCTTTATGGAGCCTCTCTATTGGAGTCCGGTAGCTGTGAGAGCTCCAAGCACAGTGAGATGATTCAATCAAAGCAAGTGTATAGTAGCACTGCTAAACTATGCGA GTGA